From the Rhizomicrobium palustre genome, the window TCGGTGTAATAAGCGATGGCGGCAGAAAGTTCGGCGACCCGCAAAACCGGGCTGACGCTTTCAAAGGCGGTGTTGCTCATGGCGCGCTCCCTCAGATTTGTAAGGAGCATAGCGGATTAGCGGCGCAGCGCCACGGGGAACACAGAGGTTCCAGATCGTTATGGCCGGGCTCGACCCGGCCATTCATTCCACCCCGAAAACGAGATGGCCGGCTCAAGGCCGGCCATGACGCAAGAATTGAAGTTGGGACAGGACCTAATCCTGATCCATCTTCAGCGCGGCGATGAAGGCTTCTTGCGGGATGTCGACCTTGCCGAACTGGCGCATCTTCTTCTTGCCCTCTTTCTGCTTGTCGAGGAGCTTGCGCTTACGACTGATATCGCCGCCATAGCATTTCGCCGTCACGTCTTTGCGCATGGCCGAAATGGTTTCGCGGGCGATGACCTTGCCGCCGATAGCCGCCTGAATCGGAATCTTGAAGAGGTGGCGCGGGATCAGGTCTTTCAGCTTCTCGCACATGCCGCGGCCGCGCGATTCCGCGCGCTGGCGGTTCACGATCATGGAGAGCGCATCCACCGGCTCGTCATTGACCAGGATGCTCATCTTCACAAGATCGCCCTCGTGATAGCCTTCGAGGTGATAATCGAAGCTGGCATAGCCGCGCGAAATGGATTTCAGGCGGTCATAGAAATCGAACACCACTTCGTTCAGCGGCAAGCGATAGATCACCATGGCGCGGTTGCCGGCATAGGTGAGTTCGATCTGCTCGCCGCGGCGGTCCTGGCACAGCTTCAAGACGGAGCCGAGATATTCGTCGGGCACCATCACGGTGGCGCGGATCCAGGGCTCCTCGATCTTGTCGATCTTGGTCACTTCCGGCATGTCGGCGGGATTGTGCAGCTCCATCACTTCGCCATCGGTGAGATGGATGCGATAGATCACGCTCGGCGCCGTCGCGATCATTTCGAGATTGAATTCGCGCTCCAGCCGTTCCTGGATAATTTCCAGGTGGAGCAGGCCTAAGAAGCCGCAGCGGAAACCGAAGCCCAGCGCCGCCGATGTTTCCATTTCATAGGTGAAGCTGGCGTCGTTCAAATGCAGCTTGGACAGCGCGCCGCGCAAATCTTCGAACTGCGCTGCATCCACCGGGAAGAGGCCGCAGAACACCACCTGCTGCGCGGGCTTAAAGCCGGGCAGGGCTTCGCTGGCGGGTCTCTTTTCATCGGTGATGGTGTCACCGACCTGGGTGTCGGCCACTTCCTTGATGGCAGCGGTGATGAATCCGACTTCGCCAGGGCCGAGCACATCGACCGAAACCTGTTTCGGGGTGAAGACGCCGACGCGTTCCACCGTGTAATAGGCATCGGCGGCCATCATCTGAATCTTCTGGCCCTTCTTCAGCTCGCCATCGACGATGCGCACCAGCACCACAACACCGAGATAGGCGTCATACCAGCTATCGATCAGCAGCGCTTTCAGCGGTGCTTTGGGATCGCCTTTGGGGGCG encodes:
- the lepA gene encoding translation elongation factor 4, whose amino-acid sequence is MTDLNRIRNFSIVAHIDHGKSTLADRLIQFTGGLSNREMKEQVLDNMEIERERGITIKAQTVRLEYKAQDGETYILNLMDTPGHVDFAYEVSRCLAACEGALLVVDASQGVEAQTLANVYQAIDAGLEIVPVLNKVDLPAAEPDRVKQQIEDVIGIDASDAIPISAKTGINIDAVLEAVVTRLPAPKGDPKAPLKALLIDSWYDAYLGVVVLVRIVDGELKKGQKIQMMAADAYYTVERVGVFTPKQVSVDVLGPGEVGFITAAIKEVADTQVGDTITDEKRPASEALPGFKPAQQVVFCGLFPVDAAQFEDLRGALSKLHLNDASFTYEMETSAALGFGFRCGFLGLLHLEIIQERLEREFNLEMIATAPSVIYRIHLTDGEVMELHNPADMPEVTKIDKIEEPWIRATVMVPDEYLGSVLKLCQDRRGEQIELTYAGNRAMVIYRLPLNEVVFDFYDRLKSISRGYASFDYHLEGYHEGDLVKMSILVNDEPVDALSMIVNRQRAESRGRGMCEKLKDLIPRHLFKIPIQAAIGGKVIARETISAMRKDVTAKCYGGDISRKRKLLDKQKEGKKKMRQFGKVDIPQEAFIAALKMDQD